ACCATAAGGCAGCATGCCACACCCTGTCGAAGGCCTTATTCAAGTCAACAAATACGTGATAAAGGTTTTGTTAGTGCTGGAGGTACTTTTTACTGATTATAAAAATATCTGATTATCTGTTTGTTGGTGCTCCACCCTGTCCGGAATCCTGCCTTCTGTTCAGCAATGATCATCTCTGCTTCAGGTTTCAGTCTGGTCAGTAGGATTTTCAGCATAACTTTGCTTGGATGGTTTATCAAGCTGATGATACGATAGACCTGGCCTCTCAAATCTGCATAAATTAAACTCTTTCACCgcaaagtttctgtgtgaaaacacTCCCCAATGCCAAATATTTTTTGATATGATGCTTTCAGTCACAGGcatcggttcatgtcaaaacaacacaatgaacttgttcacttcaaactccacCTGGgcgcaaaggttagtcattgttctattggtgggaaactggctgcagctgttgagctttgttacaatgtgaaaaatggtcttattaacatgaccccttgatgtcaaCAAACGTCacctgtggcggtgcactgtctagtcaacttacGTTGCCTACTGGGGTGAAAGagttagaaggaaaaaaaaagataattagcAATCCTACCTGCCAAGCATCTCTAAAGTGGCTTCTGTGATGTCATAAGTGGGCATGATGATGTCATAGGTGGTGTCAGAGCCACACCAGGACAGGATTGGAACAGCGCCCTGATCGGGTTTCCGCTGCTCCAAAGGCCAGTCACCCAGGTTGACAAAGAACTCCACATCAGGTAACCGCACCTGAACGTACACCCACAAGAACTGTGACTGCTGTGGGGacggtgtgtgtagggggggttaggggggtggaggtggggggggggggtgagtgctaTGGGGAtgagggaaaaggtggtggtggaaaaaggggggtgggggtggggtgtgagtgcTGTGGGGATTGGGGAAAGgagctggggtgggggtgagttggttgattagtcttttttctttctgtatggcATTGTTAGTATTTGTTTTTAAATCTGTACACCTTAATATATTTATGTGTAGgcttatgattatgtgtgtgtgccagtgtgtgtgtgtgtgtgtgcaaaagtgcTTATGCTTgaactgtgagtgtgtatgtgtgtgtgtggagggggggtgggggggggggaggtatttacAGATGAAactgtgtgtacacatatgtgctTTAGATTTATTGAGCATCATTTTCTTCAAATGTTGGTTTTCATACAAGCACTactttaaaaaacatttttttgtttgagtCATAGTTATGTGTATAGTGCTCCAAAAATATCCTTAAATAATGTTGTCTTTTTCCTCTCATCCAActtatgtgtttgcatgtatattcacacacacacacacacacaaacacacacacaaacacacacacaccccttttaaaATATAGCCTTCATTTAGAATGCAATGAAAAAcactaaatatttttttttaatataaaaaagaaacaataaaatgaAGGAAAAATACGTCTAGATCTCTTGAAACTTTGGCATCAAGTCTGGGGACAATTTGAAAAGGTTCATGAAAACTTTGGAAATCCTGGTTCAGACATGTTGCACACAGTACACATGCAAGAATCACACCCTATCATGTACCAGGAAAATCAAATCAACCTACCGCAATATCGGACACGTTTTCTCCGCCTTCCATAGCTTCACATACCTTTCTGACAAGCGACATTAAAATGGCGTCCATGAACATTTTGAAGTCCACAATGTCTCCGTGTGTTTTGCGATACACCTGACaaggaaaaaaattgttttgatAAAAACAATAATTGTGATTTGTTATATATCAAACTTCAATGTCATACATTTCGCATGACAAGGGGTTtaaactgaatacacacacacacacacacacacacacacacacacacacacacagaacagctcaCACACTCATGTCCTTGCACTTTCACAAGCAAGCCCACGTACACACTTTCACCTTCACACACTTTATACAtgtttcaatgaaaaaaaaagtttcaatcaCGCAATGTTACTGACATTCTCTTTTGATTCACCATTTCACAAAGCATTTTTCCTGCTTCTGCTACAAGCCACCTCTGTTCATGGCAAATGATGTGAGTTGTATGGATTATCATGATTTTAGTGATCCAGATTAGTATCTCAGTCTTGGATATTTTGGGGGAGGATTTTCTGCTATCGGGAAATGTggtaaaattacatttaaataacatacttatatcttctgcagaattttgccagaggacaatacttatgttccatggattctttttcaagggaccttggtttattgtctcatctgaatgactagacaccccgtttgattttccagtcaaacttgggagaaagggcaagaccaggattcaaacccgggTCCTCACGGACACTTTGTTGTCAGATCAGTGTCTTCatcattctgccaacttcctccaaAACAGTTGACATGCTTCACAAAGCCTGTACCTTGCTGTCAATGATCTTGTTGTGACACAGACTGTGACAGCTGACATGCTACACAAAGCTTTGTAGTGGCACAGAAGGTGACAGTTGACATGCTACACAAAGCTTTGTAGGACACAGAATGAGACAACTGACGTGCAACACAAAGCTTTACAGGACACAGAAGGTGACAACTGACATGCTACACAAAGCTTTGCAGGACACAGAAGGTGACAGTTGACACACTACACAAAGCTTTGCAGGACACAGAAGGTGACAGTTGACACACTACACAAAGCTTTGCAGGACACAGAAGGTGACAACTGACACACTACACAAAGCTTTGCAGGACACAGAAGGTGACAGTTGACACACTACACAAAGCTTTGCAGGACACAGAAGGTGACAGTTGACATGCTACACAAAGCTTTGTAGGACACAAAAGGTGACAATTGACATGCTAAACAACGTCTGTACCTTGTGGTCAATGATCTtgttgtgacacacactgtgacagttgACATGCTACACAAAGCTTTGTAGTGACACATATTATGACAGTTGATATGCTACACAAAGCTTGTACCTTGATGTCAATGATCTTGtagtgacacacactgtgacggtTGACATGCTACACAAAACTTTGTCATGACACATACTGTGATGGCTGACATGCTACACAAAGCCTTGTAGTGACACATACTGTGATGGCTGACATGCTACACAAAGCCTTGTAGTGACACAAACTGTGATGGCTGACATGCTACACGAAACCTGTACTTTGTTGTCAATGATCTTGTAGTGACACAGATGACAGTTGACATGCTACACAAAGCTTAGTAGTGACACAGATGACAGTTATCATGCTACACAAAGCTTTGTATTGACtcacactttgtcagttgacatgcTCCACAAAGTCTGTACCTTGTTGTCAACTATCTTGTAGTGACACACACTGGGACGTCTGACTTGCTACACAGAGCTTTTtgtgacactgatgatgacagtTGACATGCTACACAAAACCTGTACCTTGTTGTCAATGATCTTGTAGTGACACAGACTGTGACGGCCCCGGTTGCTGAAGCGGGAGATGGCATCCGGCGTCACCAGATCCATGTCAATGACGGGAAAGTGACTGACGTCAAAGTCAATCTGCTCGTAGGACGAGGGACACTCAAGTTCCTGGTACCAGCGCGTCAAGTTCTGCACTGGGCAGTTGCATTTCTCCTGGTATACAGGCCCTGGAAAGAACACATCAGTTACAATGTCATAATTCTTGGCCAATATTTGGAACAAACAACCTAACTTAGAGTCATATTTTTACTAAAAGTTTTCACTTAGAGTTACATTTTAAAATCCATATGTCAGTGGCCCTGATAAGACCAATCTCCACATCCACTACAGTGCCAGGCCTTCAATAAATCTACATGTTCTTTGTTCACAACCCTGACATTGATAATTTAACAAGATTCTCAAGGAATGTTGTCTTTGGGGTTAAGGATGAAGTTTTCCTGAAATCTCCCACTGTCAATGCAGTTGGAACACACACAGGAgataaaatatatatgcataaactTCACAAAGATGCACTGAATATTTTTTAATGAGTcaaggggaaggggtaggtggcCTTACAGACACAATTGGGAATCATTCACTGGTTTAGCATTTTCTCCAATGGAGAGCCCTGTTTGTCATGCCTGACATGATTACTATTGTCATTCTTATCATTAAACCAAGTATTAATATAATGTATTCATAGTATAACGCATTTATGGAATATcatcaatatcttttttttttttcaatgaaagtcAGAAGCTATCATTATTTCAACCCTAATATCAACATACGCACTGGTGCACACTTGTGTGTACCTTTTCAGGGCAAAGTATatgttatcttcttctttctttgtgggctgcaactctcacattcacttgcatgtacacgagtgggcttttacatgtatgactgtatttaaccccaccatgtaggcagccatactctgttttcaggggtgtgcatgctgggtatgttcttgtttccataacccactgaacactgacatggattagaggatctttataATGTGTacctgatcttctgcttgcatatacacacaaagggggtacaggcacaagcaggtctgcacatattttgaattgggagattggaaaaatctccaccatttacccaccaagcgccgttaccaagattctaACCTGTGACCCTAagatagaaagtccaacactttaaccacttggctattgcgcctgtcaggtGTACGTTATAAACTCTTCACTGATTTTACAGTATACTTATCTGTAGATACTTCTTTGTCTCCCATTCTGCTTTACCTTTCACCTTGTAAGGAGAGTCTGCCACATGCTCTCCATTGTACTTGATGGAAATGACAAGGTTTTCAAAGGCAGAGAATGGCTTCATCCTGACGATGTATACCCCATCGTGACGATCCAGGACATCCACTCGTACCCGCACTCGCTCCTTGTTATCTTGTGTGATGCCCACCTGAAATGCGTTTTCACCGATGGAATCTGTGACACTGCAAAAAGGGAATCCAAAGACAGCAGAGTCACTTTCATGCAGCAATGATCATCAAAATTTAATTTCTAGTTTGTGATGTGACTTAAGATAATAAAGAGTTTGACGGGTACTTCCTAAAGTtattaacacacatgcacaaacactcacattgtGGAGAAAATGTTAAGAAAGGAAATCATTTTGAAATGAGTGCTtcttacacaaacacattcacacccacatgcatgtaaaaaaaaaataaaacaaagaatgaaaagagaAACTCTTTGAATCAAATAATAAGATATTTCAAAACATAACGCATCTCCCTCAAGTAAGTTGATTCAAAACCAACCAGTAACCTGTACATCCAAGCTCACACCTGTGAGCCTTCCACATGAAGGAGAAAAAGATGTTAACAACTCCAAAGTTTAGTGCAGTGATCATCCCCATCTATCAACTTAGAATGAATGGAGTCTTTTCAGCCTGCTCAAATCAAACTGGGAAAGTGAATTTTAGAAGTGACATAAACGAAAACAAAGTTTGATTGCTACAAATCAGAAACTGGTACAAGTCAGAAGTCTAATGACTgctgagcaaaacaaaaaaacagttaatTAATTAACTCCAAGGAGTCTCAGCTTTAGTCTTTCATAATGGAGAGATGTTAAGTGTGTGACTGCCAAAAAAAGTAAATGATGGCCATTAAATCCTGGAAGGTCCTATCAGGCTTGCTTTCCCTTGTTGCCAAAGTGTTGCTAATTGTGCAggagacttttttctttctttaagtaTGGCAGTCAGTAAACATCTTTCTGTCACCTGAAGCGTacatgaaccccccacccccatcttttttAAGTATCTCTCCACTGATATGTATACTATGTCCCTCCCTCTAACCTTACCAAAGACTATAAAACTGAGTAACTGACACTTTCAGCCAGATTGGGTCTCAGACATTTGACATGACTCTGTGAGCAAAACTCATTAAACAGTGAAATTTCCACTTAACTATGGATGAAAAGTCTTTCTCAAACAAGACAGTTTCACTCCTGACTCCATCTCCTAGTCCTGTGTGCCAGTATATGGGTCTGTCTTGCACACATGTGCTGCACACTGAACCACTTCTGCactccttcattcattctgtttcaGTAGCTCTCTGTTTCATAATGTATTGTGTTCACCATTCTGCATGTTTTGAAAGCATGAATAATCTGTGCACTTCAAATGCAATTACTGCTGAATCAATAAAGATGAAACCACACTGATTGATCTGATGGTTCTGCTTTGCTTAAAAATTACACAAAGGGAAGCAACCACATCATTTTGTACAAATGAATTCTGATGGGGTCATTACAGAATACATTTCAGTGAACAGATAACCTGTTCTAAACTGTTCCAAACTCCCAACAACATGTTGTCAATACTGTATAAAGCATTTCCATATGGTATCCAGGTTGGAAATTTGAGGCCCACTTATGAGAAAAATCTACTAATACCAAGTGCTAGATCATGGCACTTCACTACAGAAATACTTATATTCAAACAAGTACACTGAAAGTTTCAGTGTCAAATGGTAAGAAAATAAACTAAATGTTCAttgtataaattttcaaaaacaacagTTTGCTTTTTCATGGAAAGGATATAAGAAAATAAGGCAAGATGAAGAAATGATAGTTCTAATCAATAAGAAGAAAGCAAATCTATCACTGTACTGAGAAATATGAATGACTAATCGTGACAAAGACATAACATAAATATTTCACTTAGTGGATGACAGAATCTAGTCTAGGGCTTTTGCCAGTTTTGTTGTATACGATACTATAGAAagagggtgtgggagtgtggcTGGAGGGGAAAGTacgagacagactcagagagagagagaggaggcggagggttgagagagtgaaagactgaATGATAtagggaaagaaagggttgggggtcggggggtcgaggagggagggggcgggaggggtgggtggggggtgggagggtcttTTTACATTGATCAATAAACGAGAGCGAtagttgaataaaaaaaattaaaattaaaattaaaaaaaaacgaaaaataactCTGTCCTCACGTATTTCCATTCGTGTCCACAGCTTGGATATAGAAATACCGCACAGGCACGTTGAAATGTGATTTTAAACCAGGCCCCGACACTAAACATCGTTTGGGATCTACTTGCAGCGCATCACCAAAATCTACGAAAAAAGCCGCATAGCAGACGACATACACTAAAGTTATGCCAAGTTTACATCTGAGTTCACGAAAAATCGTTGCACAAATTTTTCGCATGGTTCAGCTCTAGTGAGATCTTACTTTCTCAATGTGATATTCTGATAACTGACGGACCGATGAAACTAAACACTTAACGAAAACATATCAATGTCAACAGATCTGCAATCCTGATCAACCTGTGCAAATTTTAACCAATCATTTGACGCACACTTGTCGCTTCAGATTTGTCCAAAATCACACGTGACATCCTGTTGGGTATTCTGTTTGTTATTTATACAGAATGTCATTGGTAAGAAAATTCCAATTAACACCTTGAATTTTTAGTAGAATTTCTCTGTATTTATTTTTCCTTTAAATAAATATGTTTCAAATAATCATAGTATGAACTAAGTTAGTACGTAAAACCAGGGAGTTAGtgaaatgataatgttaatgcaTTGCCGACAGCGACAATTAACAGAATCGCCCATGAACATGCGCAGGAGAGTTCATTCTCGCATTTTACCGTTCGTCCAACGCCATTATCGCTTCTCGAGAGAGGACGTGATTTCAGTGAAAATACGAGCACACGAGCACCAGGGAAGCTTTGGGTGCCTGCAGAAGTAAGCAAAGATGTTTCTGTAATGTGGTGAAATCAAAATCGTATCGAATGGATGCAGAGCATTCGTAAACGAAGCGGGCAAAATTCGATCCTTGCCCAGTGCTCTTCATTATGGTCGGGAAAACGCTCCCAAGTGTTCCTCGTTGGTCGTTGCACAGCTTGTGTGGAAAATATCGTCTGCTATATTTTATTCGCCAATAACCATAATGTATTATGACAGCATTGGTAACTATACTTTATTTTCTTTGACTTAATGCATGTGATTTGACGTTACAGTTTGAGTGAATTCTCATGTCCAGTTAAGTAACACATTTTTCCTCAAGCCTTGGCTCGCTTCCAGTGCCAGTTCTACTTTCATTTAGCGGACTTGGATGTTCATAGAGAATTTGGTTCTTTATTTCTATAGTTTTTACTTTAAGTTCTTAAAGTATTTCAAAATGAAATCAACAAGATGAGGCCTTCCCATATTGATACTGCTTATTCAATGTACATGTTTAAACAAACGTGTATACACAAcattcccacacaccacacacacacacacacacacacacacacacacatgctgattcAGTTGGATAAATAGATTACTACTTTTCATAATGGCTTTATGACAGAACAACTTACTTGATAATTTCTTGATATGTTACTGTCTTTGAAAAAGATGGGGAAAAACAGAGTGTAAAGAAAGAAGATTTTTGTAAATTAACAAATTAagctaacaacaaaaaaagaatataaacaaaaGGTATGATTTACAagatctgttgttttttgtttgtttgttgttgggttttttgtttgtttggttgttttttttttgttgtttttttgtgtgtgtttttttttggggggtgggggggggggggggggggtaaacagacTACCTGTTGTTTCACTTGCCAAGAATGTGTCATGAAGTATTTCCCTTTTTTCATATAATAAATTTCTACTTTGTTTCTaacttcctttgtttctttctttaaagatAATGCTGTTTCTAATTGTCATTTGTGCCAGTTTTAAATGGCTAGGTGATGTTCACATTGGGCAAGGTTTGGTAGCTTTCTACCAAAAGCAAGTGCCTTACTGTACAACACAAGTTATTGGATGGCCTCACTTGTAAGTTTTCATGCTCTTTGGCACCCAGctatgtgtgggtttgtttgtttgttgttgtttttaatttgatAATGATAGTCAGTTTTAAAGCATGAAGACTCTTGAAATTAGAGTTATTAGCCATAATTACTAAGCCATTGACCTGCTGCTCCACTGAATCCATCATTTCCATGCAAAAGGCTTATGTGGAGGTCTGCTTTCTGACGCCATTTTGTTATGCTGTGAGGTTTGAAGCCATGAGAAGTTCAATCACTTGCAAAATACATTACAGATTA
The sequence above is drawn from the Babylonia areolata isolate BAREFJ2019XMU chromosome 26, ASM4173473v1, whole genome shotgun sequence genome and encodes:
- the LOC143300371 gene encoding protein O-glucosyltransferase 2-like, whose protein sequence is MRKICATIFRELRCKLGITLVYVVCYAAFFVDFGDALQVDPKRCLVSGPGLKSHFNVPVRYFYIQAVDTNGNTVTDSIGENAFQVGITQDNKERVRVRVDVLDRHDGVYIVRMKPFSAFENLVISIKYNGEHVADSPYKVKGPVYQEKCNCPVQNLTRWYQELECPSSYEQIDFDVSHFPVIDMDLVTPDAISRFSNRGRHSLCHYKIIDNKVYRKTHGDIVDFKMFMDAILMSLVRKVRLPDVEFFVNLGDWPLEQRKPDQGAVPILSWCGSDTTYDIIMPTYDITEATLEMLGRVTLDIFSVQANTGPKWADKSEIAFWRGRDSRKERLKLAELSQKHPDMVDAALTFMFFFPKNEEKYGPTVKPVSFFDFFKSKYQLNIDGTVAAYRFPYLMAGDSVVLKQESEYYEHFYKRLSPWKHYIPIKHDLSDLLEKIQWARDHDEEAQKIAQNAQQFARENLHPSEILCYHVKLFEELSKRLKSKPVVGSDFELLQHPTDSYDSVCECRRLKKKSTHKEEL